The following coding sequences lie in one Rickettsiella endosymbiont of Rhagonycha lignosa genomic window:
- a CDS encoding AI-2E family transporter produces the protein MLQLVKNWFSRYFLDPELAILWLFLLFIIIVFASLGKILAPVFVSVVMAYLLQWPISSLEKLHLPRIAAVLGVYISFVGLVILAIVGLLPLLFRQLSNLISELPVMAAKGQALLLYLPTRYPGYTSASQIQEWITQFKSGLTHTGQGILSASLGYIPNVIAFAIYFVLVPLLVYFFLLDEKKIINWLTQYLPEKRRLISQVWTEVLTQTGNYVRGKALEMLIVWIVTYLSFAILGLQYAILLSVLVGISVIIPYIGAVMVTIPVLIIGFLEWGWTAHFAYLVAVYTLIITLDANVLVPFLFSEAVDLHPITIIIAVLVFGGLLGFWGVFFAIPLASVVKAILNAISYKKVPAHKNKLC, from the coding sequence ATGCTGCAACTTGTTAAAAATTGGTTTTCCCGATATTTTCTCGATCCAGAATTGGCTATTTTATGGCTATTTCTATTATTCATTATCATTGTTTTTGCTTCTTTAGGTAAAATTTTAGCTCCAGTGTTTGTCAGTGTCGTCATGGCCTATTTACTACAATGGCCAATTAGCTCCTTAGAAAAGTTGCATTTGCCTCGAATTGCTGCAGTTTTAGGAGTGTATATTAGTTTTGTAGGTTTAGTTATCTTGGCGATTGTGGGTTTGTTACCATTATTATTTCGCCAATTAAGTAACTTAATTAGTGAACTACCTGTCATGGCTGCAAAAGGTCAAGCACTACTATTGTACCTCCCTACTCGTTACCCAGGCTATACATCTGCTAGTCAAATTCAAGAGTGGATCACTCAGTTTAAGAGTGGATTAACTCATACTGGACAAGGAATATTATCTGCATCATTAGGTTACATTCCTAATGTTATCGCCTTTGCCATTTATTTTGTATTGGTCCCTTTGTTAGTGTATTTTTTCTTACTCGATGAAAAAAAAATAATCAACTGGCTAACTCAATATTTACCTGAAAAGCGTCGATTAATTTCTCAAGTCTGGACAGAAGTACTTACCCAAACAGGTAATTATGTAAGAGGGAAAGCTTTAGAAATGCTGATAGTATGGATAGTTACTTATCTTTCATTTGCCATACTTGGTCTTCAATACGCTATATTACTCAGCGTATTAGTTGGAATTTCAGTGATTATCCCTTATATAGGCGCAGTTATGGTAACTATTCCTGTCCTTATTATCGGATTTCTAGAATGGGGATGGACAGCACATTTTGCATATCTGGTTGCAGTTTACACGTTAATTATCACATTGGATGCTAATGTCTTAGTTCCCTTTTTATTTTCTGAAGCTGTTGATCTACATCCAATAACTATCATTATCGCTGTGCTCGTATTTGGTGGTTTGCTAGGATTTTGGGGAGTATTTTTTGCTATACCTCTTGCTAGCGTAGTAAAAGCTATTTTAAATGCTATTTCTTACAAAAAAGTTCCTGCACATAAAAATAAATTATGTTAA
- a CDS encoding peroxiredoxin, protein MLAINKSAPDFSLPATNGKIISLKDSIGKNIILYFYPKDCTPGCTQEGKDFAENFKKFASLNATILGISRDSLKLHEKFKSDQQFPFELLSDVDGKVCQLYHVLKEKTVYGKKTFGVERSTFLIDKLGVLRHEWRRVKVPGHVEEVLQAVGELS, encoded by the coding sequence ATGTTAGCTATAAACAAATCTGCACCTGATTTTAGTTTACCCGCCACTAACGGTAAAATAATAAGTTTAAAGGATTCAATAGGTAAAAATATTATTTTGTATTTCTATCCTAAAGATTGTACGCCGGGATGTACGCAGGAAGGAAAAGATTTTGCAGAAAATTTTAAAAAATTTGCTTCTCTAAACGCAACGATTTTAGGAATCTCGCGCGATAGCTTGAAACTTCATGAAAAATTTAAGTCAGATCAGCAATTTCCTTTTGAGTTATTATCTGATGTTGATGGAAAAGTATGTCAGTTGTATCATGTGCTAAAAGAAAAAACTGTGTACGGTAAGAAAACGTTCGGAGTAGAACGAAGTACTTTTTTGATTGATAAATTAGGTGTTTTGCGTCATGAATGGAGGAGGGTCAAAGTGCCTGGTCATGTAGAAGAAGTTTTACAAGCAGTCGGTGAATTAAGTTAA
- a CDS encoding glycine cleavage system protein R, which yields MENLVVVVLGLNENQLTDQVFRLVAHSGCHIVDARVNTTATHVTMTLLIGGAWNTIAKFETLIKKYEGQVLVARTQFRGAQPDSFPYSSYIVAPDIPDVLAKITQFLSEQEVTLYNLHIESYKAPITEAAMLGISLSFGFPAHHLVADFREHFIVFCDENNFDVAMEPQKN from the coding sequence ATGGAAAACCTGGTTGTTGTTGTCCTAGGCCTTAATGAAAATCAGCTTACTGATCAAGTATTTAGGTTGGTTGCTCATAGTGGTTGCCATATTGTTGATGCGCGTGTAAATACCACTGCAACCCATGTCACAATGACCTTGTTGATTGGGGGAGCCTGGAATACCATCGCTAAATTTGAGACACTCATAAAAAAATATGAGGGTCAGGTTTTAGTTGCACGTACCCAGTTTCGAGGTGCACAACCTGATAGTTTTCCTTATTCTTCTTACATTGTGGCTCCTGATATACCAGATGTTTTAGCGAAAATAACCCAATTTTTATCTGAACAGGAAGTAACACTTTACAACCTTCATATAGAATCATATAAAGCCCCGATAACAGAAGCAGCAATGCTCGGTATATCTTTGTCGTTTGGTTTTCCTGCACATCATTTAGTAGCGGACTTCCGTGAACACTTTATTGTTTTTTGTGATGAAAACAATTTTGATGTAGCCATGGAGCCTCAAAAAAATTAG
- the smpB gene encoding SsrA-binding protein SmpB, with amino-acid sequence MNSKKALPDTTIALNRRARHDYFIEQSIEAGLVLQGWEVKSLRSGRAQLTESYVVLKNGEAWLLGCHITPLATISMHHSHPDPTRTRKLLLNERELSKFAGSIMRKGYTLIALKLYWKKNRVKLEVGLAKGKQEHDKRASIKEKDWQREKMRLGRLSR; translated from the coding sequence ATGAATTCTAAGAAAGCATTGCCAGACACAACAATTGCACTAAATAGACGCGCTCGCCATGATTATTTTATTGAACAATCTATCGAAGCTGGCTTAGTTTTGCAGGGATGGGAGGTCAAAAGTCTTCGTAGTGGTCGAGCTCAACTGACGGAAAGCTACGTAGTACTAAAAAATGGTGAGGCATGGCTTTTAGGTTGTCATATTACTCCTCTTGCTACAATATCTATGCATCATAGTCATCCTGATCCGACTCGTACGCGTAAGCTTCTGCTTAATGAACGAGAGCTAAGTAAATTTGCCGGAAGCATTATGCGTAAAGGTTATACGCTTATCGCATTAAAGCTTTATTGGAAAAAAAATCGGGTTAAGCTAGAAGTGGGTTTAGCAAAAGGTAAGCAGGAGCATGATAAGCGGGCTAGCATCAAGGAAAAAGATTGGCAACGCGAAAAAATGCGTTTAGGACGTTTGTCGAGGTAA
- a CDS encoding type II toxin-antitoxin system RatA family toxin, protein MPFIQHSLEVPYNVSEMYKLVNHIEKYSEFLPWCTESQIISQDEDSIQARLTLTGGGLSKNFTTSNRLQKNKLIEISLIDGPFKHLEGYWSFETSPRGSRINLNLEFEFSTRLLALAFSPIFEKVANTLVQAFSERAKQVYGNRKFENNIYQDN, encoded by the coding sequence ATGCCATTTATTCAACATTCTTTAGAAGTGCCTTACAATGTGTCTGAGATGTATAAGCTCGTCAACCACATCGAAAAATATAGTGAATTTCTTCCTTGGTGTACCGAAAGCCAAATCATTAGTCAGGATGAAGATAGTATACAAGCCCGTCTTACATTGACTGGCGGAGGGCTTTCGAAAAACTTCACCACATCAAACAGGTTACAAAAAAACAAATTGATTGAAATTAGTCTAATCGATGGCCCTTTTAAACATCTAGAAGGGTATTGGTCTTTTGAAACAAGCCCCCGAGGTTCTAGGATCAATTTAAACTTGGAATTTGAATTTTCTACCCGTTTGTTAGCACTGGCTTTTTCTCCTATTTTTGAAAAAGTAGCTAATACATTAGTACAAGCTTTTTCTGAGCGTGCTAAGCAGGTTTATGGGAATCGTAAATTTGAAAACAACATTTATCAAGATAATTAA
- a CDS encoding RnfH family protein, producing the protein MSFFQVEVVFADSRKQKLIKISVSDDTCISAIIELSGILLDFPNIDLSKNKVGIFGKLCNLQTKVKAGDRIEIYQPLIIDPKKIRINRAKKQKTT; encoded by the coding sequence ATGTCATTTTTTCAAGTTGAAGTGGTATTTGCCGATAGTCGGAAACAAAAACTTATAAAAATTTCTGTCTCTGATGATACTTGTATCTCTGCAATCATAGAACTTTCTGGTATTTTGTTAGATTTTCCCAACATCGATCTAAGTAAAAATAAGGTTGGGATTTTCGGAAAATTATGCAATCTGCAGACTAAAGTCAAAGCAGGAGATAGAATAGAAATATATCAACCACTTATAATAGATCCTAAAAAAATTAGGATAAATCGTGCCAAAAAACAAAAAACGACTTAA
- a CDS encoding outer membrane protein assembly factor BamE, giving the protein MKKLLISLFLTLLISGCNIVYRPDIQQGNILQQSTIDQLELGMTKEQVRYLLGSCVLQSPFQSDRQDYIYFLQPGHGEPIQRRVTLIFSNGRLQNIEKSALN; this is encoded by the coding sequence ATGAAAAAGTTGCTTATAAGTTTATTTTTAACATTACTGATTTCTGGTTGTAATATTGTCTATCGACCGGATATCCAGCAAGGCAATATACTGCAGCAGTCTACCATAGACCAGTTAGAACTCGGTATGACTAAGGAGCAAGTTCGTTATCTATTGGGTAGTTGCGTATTACAGTCTCCTTTTCAATCGGATCGTCAAGATTATATTTATTTTCTTCAACCAGGTCATGGAGAGCCTATTCAAAGACGCGTTACGCTTATTTTTTCCAACGGACGTTTACAAAATATTGAAAAATCAGCACTTAATTAA
- the fur gene encoding ferric iron uptake transcriptional regulator has product MDNQQLRQAGLKVTAPRLKILELLEQAKTRHLSAEDIYKTLLESGEDIGLATVYRVLTQFESAGLVKRQNFEDSYSVFELNQGPHHDHLVCIKCGKVDEFVDKIIEQRQKIVAKQANYQMTDHSLIIYGVCNKCFKKQKLKLNK; this is encoded by the coding sequence ATGGATAATCAACAACTACGCCAAGCAGGTTTAAAAGTAACAGCCCCTAGATTAAAAATACTTGAGTTACTTGAACAAGCTAAAACACGTCATTTAAGTGCCGAAGATATCTATAAAACCTTATTAGAGTCCGGTGAAGATATAGGTTTAGCCACAGTCTATCGAGTATTAACTCAATTTGAAAGTGCAGGTTTAGTTAAGCGTCAAAACTTTGAAGATTCTTATTCGGTGTTTGAATTGAACCAGGGGCCCCATCATGATCATTTAGTCTGTATCAAATGCGGAAAAGTTGACGAATTTGTTGATAAAATCATCGAACAACGCCAAAAGATTGTTGCAAAACAGGCTAATTATCAAATGACCGACCATAGTCTAATTATTTATGGGGTTTGTAATAAATGTTTTAAAAAGCAAAAGCTTAAATTAAATAAATAA
- the pyk gene encoding pyruvate kinase: MKRFKRTKIVATLGPSTDKAGVLQAMIAAGLDVVRLNFSHGKAEDHIKRANYVRECAKAAGREIAIMADLQGPKIRIARFKTGSIFLKKDDLFILDADLDKEAGDESSVGIDYKQLPQDVNRGDLLLLDDGRLVLKVKKIQKNKIFCLVEVGGELSNNKGINRKGGGLSAVALTDKDKKDLKIAVKLNADYIAISFPRSAADMNLARNLLKKAKGHAGLIAKIERSDAIPVIDEIIRASDAVMVARGDLGVEIGDAELPAVQKHIIQRARSLDKAVITATQMMESMIHNAIPTRAEVFDVANAVLDGTDAVMLSAETATGDHPALVVMAMARICLGAEKQAMTRVSRHRVECQFYRADEAIAMAAMYTANHYDIKAIIALTESGATPLWMSRIRSGIPIYGLAHSLKTSRRLALYRGVYPLYFNIDKMHKENIGQLAIKELKKHGFLQKGEKVLITYGDLLKTTGGTNTLKILEVD, encoded by the coding sequence ATGAAACGATTTAAACGAACCAAGATTGTGGCTACGTTAGGTCCATCAACCGATAAAGCAGGTGTTTTACAAGCAATGATAGCAGCAGGCTTAGATGTAGTGCGCTTAAATTTTTCACACGGTAAAGCAGAAGATCATATTAAACGAGCTAATTATGTTCGCGAATGTGCAAAAGCTGCGGGTCGAGAAATCGCCATTATGGCGGATTTACAGGGACCAAAAATTCGTATTGCGCGTTTTAAAACGGGTTCTATCTTTTTAAAAAAAGATGATTTGTTTATTTTAGATGCTGATTTAGACAAGGAAGCTGGCGATGAATCGTCAGTAGGTATTGATTATAAACAGTTACCACAAGATGTTAATCGTGGCGATCTGTTGTTGCTTGATGATGGACGTTTAGTATTGAAAGTCAAAAAAATACAGAAAAATAAAATATTTTGTCTTGTAGAAGTAGGTGGAGAACTATCTAATAATAAGGGTATTAATCGAAAAGGCGGAGGGCTTTCTGCTGTAGCATTGACAGATAAGGATAAAAAAGATTTAAAAATAGCAGTAAAATTAAATGCTGATTATATTGCAATTTCTTTCCCGCGCAGCGCAGCCGATATGAATCTAGCTCGAAATTTATTAAAGAAAGCAAAGGGTCATGCAGGATTGATTGCAAAAATAGAACGTAGTGATGCTATTCCTGTTATTGATGAAATTATTCGTGCTTCCGATGCAGTGATGGTGGCTCGTGGTGATTTAGGAGTTGAAATTGGTGATGCTGAATTACCTGCTGTGCAAAAACATATCATACAACGGGCGCGGTCTTTAGATAAAGCAGTGATAACGGCAACGCAGATGATGGAATCAATGATTCATAATGCTATTCCTACCCGAGCAGAAGTTTTTGATGTCGCCAATGCTGTACTAGATGGTACGGATGCCGTTATGTTATCTGCAGAAACTGCTACAGGAGATCATCCTGCTTTAGTGGTGATGGCTATGGCACGTATTTGTTTAGGAGCGGAAAAGCAAGCTATGACACGTGTATCTCGGCATCGCGTCGAATGCCAATTTTATCGCGCTGATGAAGCCATAGCGATGGCGGCTATGTACACTGCCAATCATTATGATATTAAGGCTATTATCGCCTTAACTGAATCAGGAGCGACACCTTTGTGGATGTCTCGGATTCGTTCCGGAATTCCTATCTACGGTTTAGCACATAGTTTAAAAACATCACGCCGATTAGCATTGTATCGTGGCGTTTATCCCTTATATTTTAATATTGATAAAATGCATAAAGAAAATATTGGTCAGTTAGCAATTAAAGAATTAAAGAAACATGGGTTTTTACAAAAAGGGGAAAAAGTTTTAATTACCTATGGAGATTTGTTAAAGACAACTGGTGGTACCAATACGCTCAAGATTTTAGAAGTAGACTAG